A genomic region of Silurus meridionalis isolate SWU-2019-XX chromosome 7, ASM1480568v1, whole genome shotgun sequence contains the following coding sequences:
- the ppp1r3cb gene encoding protein phosphatase 1 regulatory subunit 3C-B isoform X1, with protein sequence MNCRVLHILNPRPMPSPIMPVDVAMRICLAHSPPLRSFLGSYESCKSRNLVKSFKPLRPCISSKAKVEATNRGWKSPKSKAKKRVVFADSKGMSLTAIYVFKEFEDDTVLPPDLQFEMSDLEDAIVSLKVGKEKSFVLDFPQPAADYLDFRNCLKKNLVCLENCVIQDKSLMGTIKVSNVSFEKSVHVRITFDSWKSHKDVPCTYMNNVYGCADIDTFSFTVDLPSSVPHEDQVEFCIFYNTHDQTHWDNNNGKNYKLAHVDKESNQTKHVAEKTDFESRSTNKRPEMEFDQFGSPRTSSGFFPEWQSWGRIENNSPYW encoded by the exons ATGAATTGCAG AGTTTTGCACATCTTGAACCCGAGACCGATGCCATCTCCCATCATGCCTGTGGACGTGGCCATGAGAATCTGTCTGGCACACTCTCCGCCCCTTCGCAGCTTCCTTGGTTCGTATGAGAGCTGTAAGTCCAGAAACCTGGTCAAGTCCTTTAAACCACTGAGACCATGCATCAGTTCAAAAGCAAAGGTGGAGGCCACCAACCGTGGATGGAAAAGTCCTAAAAGCAAAGCCAAAAAGAGAGTGGTTTTCGCCGACTCCAAAGGCATGTCGCTGACGGCGATCTATGTGTTCAAGGAGTTTGAAGATGACACGGTCTTGCCGCCAGACTTGCAGTTTGAAATGTCCGACCTGGAGGATGCCATTGTGAGCCTCAAGGTGGGAAAGGAGAAGAGTTTTGTTTTGGACTTCCCCCAGCCTGCTGCTGACTACCTGGACTTTCGGAATTGTCTCAAGAAGAACCTGGTGTGTTTGGAGAACTGTGTAATTCAGGACAAATCTCTCATGGGCACGATAAAAGTGAGCAACGTTAGCTTCGAGAAGTCCGTTCACGTCCGGATAACGTTTGATTCATGGAAAAGCCACAAGGACGTTCCTTGCACGTATATGAACAATGTTTACGGGTGTGCAGACATCGACACTTTTTCGTTCACCGTCGATCTGCCGAGTTCAGTGCCGCATGAGGATCAGGTGGAGTTCTGCATCTTCTACAACACTCATGACCAGACGCACTGGGATAACAACAATGGGAAGAACTACAAGTTGGCCCATGTGGATAAAGAAAGCAACCAGACCAAACATGTCGCAGAGAAAACTGACTTTGAATCCAGAAGCACCAACAAAAGGCCTGAGATGGAGTTTGATCAGTTTGGGAGTCCACGGACTTCTAGTGGTTTCTTTCCAGAATGGCAGAGTTGGGGGAGAATTGAGAACAACTCTCCTTATTGGTGA
- the ppp1r3cb gene encoding protein phosphatase 1 regulatory subunit 3C-B isoform X2, with protein MPSPIMPVDVAMRICLAHSPPLRSFLGSYESCKSRNLVKSFKPLRPCISSKAKVEATNRGWKSPKSKAKKRVVFADSKGMSLTAIYVFKEFEDDTVLPPDLQFEMSDLEDAIVSLKVGKEKSFVLDFPQPAADYLDFRNCLKKNLVCLENCVIQDKSLMGTIKVSNVSFEKSVHVRITFDSWKSHKDVPCTYMNNVYGCADIDTFSFTVDLPSSVPHEDQVEFCIFYNTHDQTHWDNNNGKNYKLAHVDKESNQTKHVAEKTDFESRSTNKRPEMEFDQFGSPRTSSGFFPEWQSWGRIENNSPYW; from the coding sequence ATGCCATCTCCCATCATGCCTGTGGACGTGGCCATGAGAATCTGTCTGGCACACTCTCCGCCCCTTCGCAGCTTCCTTGGTTCGTATGAGAGCTGTAAGTCCAGAAACCTGGTCAAGTCCTTTAAACCACTGAGACCATGCATCAGTTCAAAAGCAAAGGTGGAGGCCACCAACCGTGGATGGAAAAGTCCTAAAAGCAAAGCCAAAAAGAGAGTGGTTTTCGCCGACTCCAAAGGCATGTCGCTGACGGCGATCTATGTGTTCAAGGAGTTTGAAGATGACACGGTCTTGCCGCCAGACTTGCAGTTTGAAATGTCCGACCTGGAGGATGCCATTGTGAGCCTCAAGGTGGGAAAGGAGAAGAGTTTTGTTTTGGACTTCCCCCAGCCTGCTGCTGACTACCTGGACTTTCGGAATTGTCTCAAGAAGAACCTGGTGTGTTTGGAGAACTGTGTAATTCAGGACAAATCTCTCATGGGCACGATAAAAGTGAGCAACGTTAGCTTCGAGAAGTCCGTTCACGTCCGGATAACGTTTGATTCATGGAAAAGCCACAAGGACGTTCCTTGCACGTATATGAACAATGTTTACGGGTGTGCAGACATCGACACTTTTTCGTTCACCGTCGATCTGCCGAGTTCAGTGCCGCATGAGGATCAGGTGGAGTTCTGCATCTTCTACAACACTCATGACCAGACGCACTGGGATAACAACAATGGGAAGAACTACAAGTTGGCCCATGTGGATAAAGAAAGCAACCAGACCAAACATGTCGCAGAGAAAACTGACTTTGAATCCAGAAGCACCAACAAAAGGCCTGAGATGGAGTTTGATCAGTTTGGGAGTCCACGGACTTCTAGTGGTTTCTTTCCAGAATGGCAGAGTTGGGGGAGAATTGAGAACAACTCTCCTTATTGGTGA